TCAGCATTAAAGAAAACGAAAAGATCAATGATTTTCAGCAGATTCTGTCACCAAATGCAGATGACGAAGGGGTGTGGATCCATCAGGATGCGTGGTTTAATCTGGCAAAGTTTGAAAAAGGTAATGCCAAAGAATATGCAATTCACCAGGCTGGAAACGGCGTCTATGCTTTCGTTCTTAAAGGTTCAGCAAAAATCGATGAGCAGATTTTAGAAACAAGAGACGGTTTTGGAATTTGGGAAACCGAGACTTTGACGCTTGAAGCGCTTGAAGATTCAGAAATATTATTGATGGAAGTGCCGATGGAATTTTAATCAAATGCTTTAATAGCGTTTGAATTGAAAATCTTCAAAACAGCAAAGCGGACATTTGTCCGCTTTTTTTGTTATTTAAAACTTAAAGTTCTGTTATTTCTTAAATATCGATAACGCCTTGATGCCAAGTTTAAAAACGGGAATCGCAATCAGTCCGCCAATAATTCCGGCTAAAGATTCGCGCAGCAGCGAGTTTGCATTCGGCAGAAAATGATGATGAATCCACTCGATATTATGCACGAAAATGCCGCCAGCCACCAGGATTAGGGCAATTGTCCCAACAACCCCGAGACCTTTGATTACCCAAGGCAAAGCATTCACGAGAAACGTACCCGCTGAAACCAAGAAACCACTTTCTGTTTTCGATCTTTTAATAATTTTATATCCGGCGTCGTCCATCCGTACAATTAAAGCGACGATGCCATAAACCCCGACCGTCGCGATAATAGCCACGATAGAAACCGTTACAATTTCTACAAGCAAAGGATCGAACTGCGATTTCAGCGCTTCGTAACCTGCTTTGGCTGATGCGAGCGCGATAATTACAATCTCCAGCGATAAGATGAAATCGGTGGTAACGGCCGACTTTATTTTGGATTTTTCGAGTTCTTCGCCATTCGTCGTCGTCTGTTCCGCTTCCTGTATCACTTCATGGCCTTTCTTTTGGCGGTGAAATATAAATTCAATGATCTTTTCAATACCTTCATACGCCAGGTAGAATCCCCCGAAAATTAAAATAATCGTTATCGCAGGTTCATAGAGCCACTGAAGCAAAAATACCACTGGTACAATGATGAGTTTGTTGATGAACGAACCCTTCATGATTTTCATCAAAACAGGAATTTCCCGCGACTCCAGAAAACCCGTGGCTTTCTCCGCATTAACAGCCAGGTCATCGCCTAAAATCCCTGCAGTTTTTTGGGTTGCGAGTTTCGCCGTAACAGCAACATCATCCATCAGCGCTGCAATATCATCCAAAATTGCGAAAAAACCTGAAGCCATATATTTTATTGTTTAAGCGGTAAAAATAGGTATTTCACCTCAAATACATTAAGATCAGTTTTCAAATAATAAAAAAATTCAGGGTCTACCGTTTTCAGATTTGGTTTAAAAATCTTAATTTCGCAAAACAAACTTTTTAAACAGTGATGCTGCATATTTTACATTCGCCAAAAGAACGGTTCCAAACCTTTGGATGTGTAATTTACGCTCAAAAATAAAGTAAAACGCCGACGGTCAGAATGACTGTCGGCGTTTTTTATTAAATGAATTCAGATAAAACCCATCCCACCCAATGAGCAATACCTATCAGTCTGCAGGCGTAAATAAAGAAGAAGGCTACAAAACAGTAGATAAAATAAAATCAGCCGTTGCGGAAACGCACAATAAGAATGTACTGAACAACCTCGGAAGCTTTGGCGCTTTTTACGAAATCGCGGGCTACAAAAACCCTGTGCTCGTTTCAGGTACAGACGGCGTAGGCACCAAACTTAAAGTGGCACTCGATTCAAAAAACTATAGCTCAATCGGTATCGACTGTTTCGCGATGTGTGCAAATGATATCCTTTGCCACGGCGCCAAACCGCTTTTTTTCCTGGATTATCTTGCCTGCGGCAAACTGGATTCCGACATTGCGGCTGAAATCGTGATGGGCATGGTGAAAGCCTGCAAAGACAATAACTGCGCACTCATCGGCGGCGAAACGGCGGAAATGCCGGGGATGTACAAGCCCGGTGATTACGATGTGGCCGGTTTCTGTGTCGGGATTGTTGAAAAGGACCAGATTATCGATGGTTCACAAATCCGTGTGGGCGACAGAATCATTGCGTTGCCAAGTTCGGGTTTCCACAGCAACGGTTTCTCACTCGTAAGAAAGGTTTTCGAAGATTTTGATGAAGTATTTGAAGGTAAACCCTTACATGAAACCCTCCTGATCCCCACCAAACTGTATTACACTGAAGTGCATAAACTGCTCGATGAGGTTGAAGTAGCCGGCATCGCGCATATCACGGGCGGTGGAATCATCGAAAACATACCGAGAATTATTCCTGAAGGTTTATGTGCGCAGATTGAAACTTCTAAAATTAAGATCCCTTCCATCATGCTTGAACTTGAAAAACGCGGAAATATTGAGCGCCACGAAATGTTCGGCACCTTCAACATGGGCGTCGGAATGGTGATAGTAGTCGACGCCAAACACGCTGAAAAAGTTTTGGATCTTCTTGATTCGGCTTACGAAATTGGTGAAATCACGCAGGCAGAAAGTAAAATAGAGCTGATTTAACATAGTTGAAGCATTTAAGTTAAATGAGTGTCGCAAAGAAGAAAATTACTGTTTTAGTTTCGGGTTCGGGTACCAATCTGCAGCGAATCATCGACTGTGTGCAAAGTGACGAGATACGCAATACTGAAATCAGCGCCGTTATTGCAGACCGAGAATGTCTTGCGCTTGAAAGAGCAGCAAAACACGGAATTAAAAATGTAAGGCTGCAGCGCGGCCCGGATTTCTCATCGCAACTCAATAAAGTTATTCCTGCTGATACCGATTTAATTGTCCTGGCAGGTTTTCTTTCGATTTTGGATAAACATTTCTGCGAAAACTTCAGTGGTAAAATCATTAATATTCATCCCGCGCTTTTACCGAAATTTGGTGGCAAAGGCATGTGGGGCAAACATGTGCACACGGCTGTCTTAAGTGCTGGAGAAAAAGAAAGCGGCGCCTCGGTTCATTATGTGACGGCGGGAATTGATGAAGGTGGCGTCATTTTGCAACAATCCTTTCCGGTTTCAGAAAAGGAAACGCCGGACACGCTGGCTGAAAAAGTGCACGCAATCGAGCACGAAATTCTGCCAAAAGCGATCGATCAACTTCTGAATAAAAGTGACCAGATTGCATTTATCACCGATTTGCATCTGCATGAAAAGAACGTTTCAAAAAAAGGGGTGGACGCAGTTGCGAATTGGAAAACGGTTTTGCAAGACGTAAAAGCAAGAGGTATATCCCGCATCATTCTGGGCGGCGATTTAGGCGAAAAAGAAGCGCTTAAAATCATTTTCGATGATATCAAAGATTTCGATTTTCGGCTGATCCTCGGCAATCACGACAAAATATCGGACTTCAGAACATTTTTTGCCGAAACGGTGGGGAAGCAGGAACTGTATTATTCAGCCCAAATTTCGGGTAATGACTGTATTTTCCTCGATACCTCTTCGTACAAGCTGAGCCAAGAACAGCGCAGTTATCTTAAGAACTGGCTTGGATCTACCGAAAATCCTGTGGTTTTTATTCATCATCCGGTGTTGGATGACGGAAGCTGGATGGATAAAGAACATCCATTAAAAAACAAAACCCAGGTTGAAGAAATCCTCCGCCAAAGCGGCAAAAATGTAACGCTGATATCGGGTCATTATCATCACTTTTACAAGGTAACTTCCGATAAAATCCGGCAGGTTATTTCGCCCGCGGTGTCGTATCAGATTTTGAACAGTAAATCCTATCAGGCTGATACAAAATCTTTTGGTTATCTGATTCTCGGTTTTTCAGAGCAGGAAGTCAGCATCGAAGCCGTAAATTTTTCGGTATAAGACGGAAGTATTTAATTATCACATTAAAACAAATAAAAACAGCGCCGGCTTATCCGGCATAAAAGAAAACAGTATGAGCAAAAAGCGAGCATTGATCAGTGTTTCCGACAAAACTAATCTTATTGAGTTTGCAGAATTTTTAGAGCAGAACAATTACGAACTAGTGTCCACCGGAGGTACTTTTAAACATCTCAAAAATGCCGGCCTCAACCCAATTCAGATTGATGAGGTAACGGGTTTTCCGGAAATGCTGGACGGACGTGTAAAAACTCTTCACCCAAAAGTACATGGTGGCCTGCTCGCCGTCCGCGACAGTGAGGAACATATGAACACTGCCTCAGAACACGGGATCGGTCTCATTGATATGGTCATCGTGAACCTGTATCCGTTCTTCGAAAATGCAAATTCTGATATATCGCTTGACGAAAAGGTTGAATTCATCGATATCGGCGGACCTTCGATGTTACGCTCCGGTGCAAAAAATTTTAAATCGGTTACCGTCATTACAGACGTTGCCGATTATGCCGTGATTAAAAAAGAAATCGAAGAAACCGGAAATTCTACCTCGGAGACACGTAAACTGCTCGCTGGAAAAGTTTTTAACCTCACCGCTGCGTACGATGCTGCAATTTCTCAAATGTTGCTCACAACCGATTATCCGCAGTACCTGAACGCCTCCTACAAAAAGGTTTCAGATCTGCGTTACGGCGAAAACCCGCATCAGACGGCCGCGTATTATGTTTCGACCACAGAATCGGGCTCGATGAAGGATTTTGAAATTCTTGGCGGTAAGGAACTTTCTTTTAATAACCTTCGCGATATGGATCTTTGCTGGAAGGTGGTGAATGAATTTAAAGGCGAAATGGCCTGCTGCGCAGTGAAACATTCCACGCCGTGTGGTGTCGCTGTCGGAACTTTGGCTTTAGAAACTTACCGGAAAACATTTGAATGTGATCCTGTTTCGGTGTTTGGTGGTATTATCGGGATGAATTTCACGGTAGATGCCGAAACTGCTGAAGAACTCAATAAAACTTTCCTCGAAATTGTAATGGCGCCGGATTTCGATGCCGACGCGTTGGAAATTCTCGGTAAAAAGAAAAATTTAAGGATCATAAAAATTAAAAATGCCGTTTCTGATGACCAGACATGGGTGAAAATTGATGGCGGAATGCTGGTTCAGGACAACGACAACAAGTTCTCCGAAAACATTGAAACCGTTACCGATTGCAAGCCAACGGACGTTCAGATAAAAGCACTTTTATTTGCACAGCGCGTTGTGAAATACGTAAAATCGAATGCGATTGTGGTTTCAAACGGCGATCAGGCGCTGGGTATCGGCGGCGGACAGGTTAACCGGATCTGGGCAACACAGCACGCCATTGAACGTGCAAAGGAAAAATTTTCGGGTGATCTGGTTATGGCATCTGATGCCTTTTTCCCTTTCCGGGATGTGGTGGATTTCTGCGCAGCAGAAGGCATTACGGCGATTATTCAGCCGGGTGGCAGCATGCGCGATAACGACAGTATTGAAGCTGCAAACGAACATGGTATCCCGATGATGTTTACAGGGATGCGCCATTTTTATCATTAAACAGCCACAAAAATTACCAGTTCCCTGGTGTTATTAAACACCGGAATAAAACTGACGTACTTAAACTTTCACTCCACTAAATTTGAAATTCGTCCTCAAATTAGTAATTTTGAAGAATTCAAATTTAAGCTAAACAAAAAATGAAAATATTAATCGTAGGAAACGGCGGACGCGAATCTGCCCTCGCCCTGAAACTGAAAGCCGACAGCCGGATCTCTAAAATGTATTTTGCTAAAGGCACGGTAACAACAGCGAAGCTTGGCCAGAATATTTACGAAGACAGCGTGGAAGCGTTGCGCGATTTTGCAATAAAAGAGCGCATTGATCTTACGATTGTAGGTCCCGAAGCTCCTTTAGTTGAAGGTATCGTAGACGAATTCCAGAAACATAATCTTAAGATTTTCGGTCCCGAAAAGCGCGCTGCAGAACTCGAAGGAAGCAAAGCTTTTTCGAAGAAATTCATGCAGAGCAACAACATTAAAACCGCAAAAGCAGTAATCTGCGATTCGTATCAGGAAGCTATAGATTACGTTAGAAAGCAGCAGTTTCCGGTCGTAATTAAAGCCAGCGGACTCGCAGGCGGAAAAGGCGTTGTAATTGCCGCAGATTTAGCAGAAGCTGAATCTACGATCCATAAATTTATGATCCAGCGGATCTACGGCGATGCCGGCATTCAGCTCGTGATCGAAGAATATCTGAAAGGTTTTGAAGCCTCAATTATCGCGTTTTCAAACGGTACAAAAATTTTCCCGTGCATTGCGGCTAAAGATTACAAAAAAGCTGGTAACGCCGATAAAGGACCAAACACCGGCGGTATGGGAAGTGTGGCGCCAAGCCCCGAGTTTACTGTAGAACATCAGCAAGATTTCGAAACTAACATTCTAAACCCAACGCTTGTCGGCCTCAATGCGGCAAATATCAGGTTCAAAGGATTTATATTTTTCGGCTTGATGGTAACCGAGAAAGGAACTTACCTGCTCGAATACAACATGCGCATGGGCGATCCGGAAACCCAGGTGATCCTTCCGCTCATGGAAAACAGCCTGTTCGATGTAATCAGCGACTGTCTTGAAGGGCGCGATGTCACCTTAAAGTTTAAAGATCAAAAAGCGGTTTGCCTCGTGATGTGTTCAGGCGGTTACCCTGGTAAAATTGAAACGGGTTTCGAGATCAGAAATCTGGAGAAAGTAAAAGACAGCGATGTGCTCTTCGCTGCGGCGCGCACGGTGGGCGACAAGATTGTTACCTCCGGCGGCAGGGTGTTAAGCGTAGTTGCAACGGCAGATACGTTCGCCGATGCACGTAAGAAAGTGTACGAAGACGCAAAAACAATCAGTTTCGATTACGAGTTTTATCGCGAAGACATCGGCAAATTCTAAAAATAAGGGCGTGATCATTCACGCTTTTTTTTCTTGCGGTTGTGGCAAAAGCTGGCGGTTCCTGAGCGTTGTTTGCGACGGTTTTTAGCAGCTGTTTCCCGCTTTCCACTGCAATCTTTTTCTTTTCCGAAAGAAAAGAAAAAGGATTTACGTTACAATCGGGGCTAGTTACCACTTCCGCAGGGTCAGAAGCAAAATAATAAAAAAGCGGTGCCTTTTAAGAAAATGCACCAATAAATAAAAACATAACAAAATGCAGCACGGCATCATCATTCTCGATTTTGGATCCCAGTATAACCAGCTCATCGCACGCAGAATCCGCGAACTCGGCGTGTACTCAGAAGTTTTGCCTTTCGATACTTCGCTGGATGAAATCCTCTCCAGAAAACCTTCGGGAATCATTCTTTCAGGCGGGCCAAGCTCCGTAAATATTGAAAACGCGAGACTTGTTGACAGGCAACTGTTTGAAAATAACATTCCTGTCCTCGGGATCTGCTACGGAATGCAGCTCATCACGCACCTGCTGGGTGGCAAAGTGAAAAAAGGCGACAAAGGCGAGTATGGAAAAGCCAAACTCGAGATTCTGAAAGGAAACGCGCTTCTGTCGGGCATCAGCCGCTATTCTACTGTTTGGATGAGCCATTTCGATGAGGTGCAGGAGTTACCCGCAGGATTCGTTACAAATGCAGTTTCGGATGTTATTTCGGCAATTTCAAATGAAGCTCAGAAGATTTACGGCGTTCAGTTTCACCCAGAAGTTTCGCACACCGAAGAAGGAGCACGCATGATCGAGAATTTCGTGTTCGGAATCTCTAATGCGCCCAAAAACTGGAAACTCACAAATTATATCGATAAGACTGTAGCCGAAATTAAAGAAAAAGTAGGGCAGCATAAAGTTATTTTAGGCCTTTCTGGTGGAGTAGATTCGTCCGTGGCGGCGGTTTTGATTCACCGTGCTATTGGTGATCAGCTGCAGTGCATTTTCGTTGATACCGGACTTCTACGAAAAGAAGAAGCCGAAAAAGTAATGAAGAATTACGGCGAACACTTCAAACTTAAAATCAAACTCATCGATGCAAAAGACAGGTTTCTGTCTAAGCTGAAAGGTATCTCAGATCCCGAAGAAAAGCGGAAAATAATCGGAAACGAATTTGTGGTGGTTTTCGATGAAGAATCTCATAAAATTGAAGGCGCAAAATTCCTGGCTCAGGGCACAATTTATCCGGATGTTATCGAAAGCCAGTCGGTTAAAGGTCCATCCGCGGTGATAAAATCTCACCATAATGTGGGCGGCCTTCCGGCAGAAATGGATTTCGAACTTCTCGAGCCACTGCGCGAACTCTTCAAAGATGAGGTGAGGAAAGTAGGCGAGGAGCTTGGTATTCCGCATCATTTAGTGCACAGACATCCGTTTCCGGGCCCTGGACTAGGCATAAGAATCCTGGGCGAAGTTGATAACGAAAAAGTACAGATTCTTCAGCATGCAGACGATATCTTTATTGAAGAACTTTACAAAAACAAACTTTACGAAACAGTGTCCCAGGCTTTCGTGGTTTTACTTCCGGTGAAATCTGTAGGAGTGATGGGCGACGAACGGACTTACGAATATACTGCGGTGGTGCGTTCAGCGAACACGACCGACTTCATGACGGCTACATTCAGCAGGTTTCCGTGGGAATTTCTGGAGACCGTTTCTAACCGGATCATCAATGAAGTGCGCGGTATCAACCGTGTGGCGTATGACATCTCGAGCAAACCGCCCGCTACGATTGAGTGGGAATAGAATTTTTTGAATGCCTCTTTTGAGGCATTTTTTATTGCGTTTTAATACCTAAATTCTGTAGCCGAACCCGGTAATAGGGCTGGTCAAACTTTAAAGTGTCAGGATATTGATAATGCTGAACCGTATTTTTTTTGAAAATAAATTTCATCATAAACGGAACCTGCTCGTAAGAATTCCCGAGTAACACTGCAGCTGAATCACCTCTCCAGTACGCTTCCTCCACGGTATAGGACGGACCGAAGAAAGCAATCTGTACAGCGGTTTTCTTTTTCATGTCGACCAAAGCGACCTGTTGATCTGGGTTGAAACTGGCATTTCCATCTTTCGCAACACTCCAGTGGTAGCTGTCGAAATCGAGATAATTCGTTCTGCTTTCATTGAATACAAAAAAAGGTCTGTAAATTTCGTTGAAACCTTTGGTATTCATCACCACGACATTGCTTGGATTATAGGCGAGCTGCGATGTACCGGTAAGGATGAAATTTTTCTCCGCAAAAGTTGGGTTTTCGTTTTGGTAGTATTCGAGCCATGAAGCCAATGCTGAATCTTGTTTTTTGATGGGCTGTTTTACGTCGTGTTGGGTGGCTTTGTCCTGTGGCAGCGGCATGCGTGTTTCCTTCTTGTCTGTGCAGGAAATGATCAGTAACAGCAGGGGAATTTGCAGGCTTTTCACACAACCAAATTACGAATAAAATTAATCGTACCAAAAACCATATCTTTGCAAAATGGAGAAAATCACCTTTGCGGATTTCGAATTGCCCGAGAAAATACTTGATGTCCTGGCCGATTCCAATTTATTTGAACCGACGCCTATTCAGGAAAAAACCATCAAGCCGATACTTTCGGGCCGCGATGTGATGGGTATTGCACAGACCGGAACCGGAAAAACCCTTGCATATTTGCTGCCGGTTCTAAAAACCTGGAAGTACAACAAAAACGGAAATCCAACCGTGCTTATCCTTGTGCCGACACGCGAGCTTGTAGTTCAGGTATCCGAAATCGTAAAAAATCTTACGCAACACCTCACGGCCAGAGTGCTCGGCATCTATGGAGGGGTAAATATTAAAACGCAGAAACTTCTTTTTAATGATGGCTGCGACATTCTGGTGGGCACGCCGGGACGGATCATGGACCTGGCTATCGACAATGCGATCTCGCTGAAAGAAGTGCAGAAATTAATTGTGGATGAATTCGACGAGATGCTGAACCTTGGATTTAAGATGCAACTGACGACGATTTTCACGATGATGAAGGAAAAAAGACAGAACATCCTTTTTTCGGCTACGATGACGGAAGCTGTAGATGCCGTGCTTTACGAATATTTCGCAGATCCGGTAGAGATTTCGCTTGCAAAATCGGGGACGCCGCTTGAAAAGATTACGCAGATTGGCTATAAAGTAGAGAACTTCCATACGAAAATCAACCTTCTCGAACATTTGCTTAAATCCGATACTGATTTTTCTAAAGTGTTGATTTTCTGTAACAACAAAAGGAATGCAGATTATCTGTTCACCAAGATCGATGAGATCTTTCCAGATCAGTTTGATGTGATTCACTCAAATAAATCGCAGAATTACCGCCTTAATGCGATGCGCAGCTTCGAAAACAAAGAAGTGAGAGGTTTGATTACAACCGACATCATGGCTCGCGGACTCGATATATCAGACATTACGCACGTTATTAATTTTGAAATCCCCGAAGTTCCGGAACAGTATATTCACCGGATTGGCCGAACCGGTCGTGCAGACAAAGATGGTATTGCCGTATCGTTTGTGACTAAAAAGGAAGAAACATCATTGCTTGATATCGAAATTCTGATGGATAAAGCGGTACTCATTAAAGATTTCCCTGCAGAAGTGAAAATCAATCCGCTTAAAATTGCTTCTGAAAAAGATGAAATTATCATGAAGAACGCACACACCGTAAAACTTGAAGAAGGCGGCGGTGCATTTCACGATAAAAAAGACAAGAACAAAAAGGAAAACTGGGGCGGACCAACCCGAAGAAATCCTCCGAAAACAAAACCCGCAAACCGCGCACAGGCTAAAGCAAAATCGAAGGCTAAGCGAAAAAAATAAGATCAAAACCTGCAACTGCTGCAGGTTTTTTTTTGAAATAGGTATTGCGGAAGATTCTTATGGAAAACGCGCTCCGTAATTGCGGTTAAAATCTATTTCCAGAACTCGTCTTCGAAAATGGGTTCTTTCAGTTCCTGGTGGGGAAGTGCTAACAGTTCCGCAAGCTGTTTGGGCGTAGCCTGCCGCTCAATTTCAGGAAAAATCTGCCGTTCCTCTTTACGGATATGAATTTCGAGCAGGTCGCGAAACGCCTGCACATCCTGCGGGGTTTTAAATTCCTGCCCGGCCATACCGCGCAAAATTCCGTGTTCGGTAAGCGCATCCGCAATAAACGGATGATCGTTGCCAAGCACCAGAAAAACAGTTTCTTCTTCTTCGGTAAAATGTGGATCGAGGTTGTGTTGAAAAAAAAGTTTGATGTACGCGGCCATTCTTTCCACCGCGATGTTTTTTTTGATGCCTTCCTTTAGTTTCCAGCATAGCAGAAGCCCAAAATGATGATCGCGGCTGAGCTGCACAAGTGCTTCGTGTCTTTTCATGTCTTGTCTATTTGATGTGAGGCGCCATTTTCGCAGCCCATATTTTGTATCCTTCAGGAGTCATATGCAGTTGATCTTCAAGGAAAAGTTCATTGCGCGGCTGGCCGTCCTTTCCTGCCATGGCTTTGGTTATGTCGATGTATTCAGCGTTCTGATTTCTCCGCATGAAATTCCTGATCAAAGAATTTGTTGCAGTGAATTTCGGCCAGAGGTGTTTGCGGCTCGGTGACATCTTTATCGAGATGTATGCTACCGGAACGTTGGGATGATATTTTCGTATGTCCGAATAGAAATGTTTAAAACGGTTCAATACATCGCGTGGCTTAAGATTTTCGTCCCCTGCGAAATCGTTCTCGCCGCAATATATCAGAATTTGCTTCGGATTGTACGGTTGCAAAAGTTCTGCAGAATAAAAATTAAGGTCATACAGACTCGAGCCTCCAAAACCTCTGTTGATAAACGTTGTACCCGGAAAGTAATTTGCTATGTCTTTCCACATGGTAAACGAAGAACTGCCGATCAGCAGCACACCATTGCTTTCGGGAAGTTTTTCGGCATCAGCTTTTTTAAACTGTTGAATTTCATTCCA
This window of the Flavobacteriaceae bacterium 3519-10 genome carries:
- a CDS encoding Phosphoribosylformylglycinamidine cyclo-ligase, which codes for MSNTYQSAGVNKEEGYKTVDKIKSAVAETHNKNVLNNLGSFGAFYEIAGYKNPVLVSGTDGVGTKLKVALDSKNYSSIGIDCFAMCANDILCHGAKPLFFLDYLACGKLDSDIAAEIVMGMVKACKDNNCALIGGETAEMPGMYKPGDYDVAGFCVGIVEKDQIIDGSQIRVGDRIIALPSSGFHSNGFSLVRKVFEDFDEVFEGKPLHETLLIPTKLYYTEVHKLLDEVEVAGIAHITGGGIIENIPRIIPEGLCAQIETSKIKIPSIMLELEKRGNIERHEMFGTFNMGVGMVIVVDAKHAEKVLDLLDSAYEIGEITQAESKIELI
- a CDS encoding Phosphoribosylglycinamide formyltransferase yields the protein MSVAKKKITVLVSGSGTNLQRIIDCVQSDEIRNTEISAVIADRECLALERAAKHGIKNVRLQRGPDFSSQLNKVIPADTDLIVLAGFLSILDKHFCENFSGKIINIHPALLPKFGGKGMWGKHVHTAVLSAGEKESGASVHYVTAGIDEGGVILQQSFPVSEKETPDTLAEKVHAIEHEILPKAIDQLLNKSDQIAFITDLHLHEKNVSKKGVDAVANWKTVLQDVKARGISRIILGGDLGEKEALKIIFDDIKDFDFRLILGNHDKISDFRTFFAETVGKQELYYSAQISGNDCIFLDTSSYKLSQEQRSYLKNWLGSTENPVVFIHHPVLDDGSWMDKEHPLKNKTQVEEILRQSGKNVTLISGHYHHFYKVTSDKIRQVISPAVSYQILNSKSYQADTKSFGYLILGFSEQEVSIEAVNFSV
- a CDS encoding IMP cyclohydrolase; this translates as MSKKRALISVSDKTNLIEFAEFLEQNNYELVSTGGTFKHLKNAGLNPIQIDEVTGFPEMLDGRVKTLHPKVHGGLLAVRDSEEHMNTASEHGIGLIDMVIVNLYPFFENANSDISLDEKVEFIDIGGPSMLRSGAKNFKSVTVITDVADYAVIKKEIEETGNSTSETRKLLAGKVFNLTAAYDAAISQMLLTTDYPQYLNASYKKVSDLRYGENPHQTAAYYVSTTESGSMKDFEILGGKELSFNNLRDMDLCWKVVNEFKGEMACCAVKHSTPCGVAVGTLALETYRKTFECDPVSVFGGIIGMNFTVDAETAEELNKTFLEIVMAPDFDADALEILGKKKNLRIIKIKNAVSDDQTWVKIDGGMLVQDNDNKFSENIETVTDCKPTDVQIKALLFAQRVVKYVKSNAIVVSNGDQALGIGGGQVNRIWATQHAIERAKEKFSGDLVMASDAFFPFRDVVDFCAAEGITAIIQPGGSMRDNDSIEAANEHGIPMMFTGMRHFYH
- a CDS encoding Phosphoribosylamine--glycine ligase — encoded protein: MKILIVGNGGRESALALKLKADSRISKMYFAKGTVTTAKLGQNIYEDSVEALRDFAIKERIDLTIVGPEAPLVEGIVDEFQKHNLKIFGPEKRAAELEGSKAFSKKFMQSNNIKTAKAVICDSYQEAIDYVRKQQFPVVIKASGLAGGKGVVIAADLAEAESTIHKFMIQRIYGDAGIQLVIEEYLKGFEASIIAFSNGTKIFPCIAAKDYKKAGNADKGPNTGGMGSVAPSPEFTVEHQQDFETNILNPTLVGLNAANIRFKGFIFFGLMVTEKGTYLLEYNMRMGDPETQVILPLMENSLFDVISDCLEGRDVTLKFKDQKAVCLVMCSGGYPGKIETGFEIRNLEKVKDSDVLFAAARTVGDKIVTSGGRVLSVVATADTFADARKKVYEDAKTISFDYEFYREDIGKF
- a CDS encoding GMP synthase (glutamine-hydrolyzing), with the translated sequence MQHGIIILDFGSQYNQLIARRIRELGVYSEVLPFDTSLDEILSRKPSGIILSGGPSSVNIENARLVDRQLFENNIPVLGICYGMQLITHLLGGKVKKGDKGEYGKAKLEILKGNALLSGISRYSTVWMSHFDEVQELPAGFVTNAVSDVISAISNEAQKIYGVQFHPEVSHTEEGARMIENFVFGISNAPKNWKLTNYIDKTVAEIKEKVGQHKVILGLSGGVDSSVAAVLIHRAIGDQLQCIFVDTGLLRKEEAEKVMKNYGEHFKLKIKLIDAKDRFLSKLKGISDPEEKRKIIGNEFVVVFDEESHKIEGAKFLAQGTIYPDVIESQSVKGPSAVIKSHHNVGGLPAEMDFELLEPLRELFKDEVRKVGEELGIPHHLVHRHPFPGPGLGIRILGEVDNEKVQILQHADDIFIEELYKNKLYETVSQAFVVLLPVKSVGVMGDERTYEYTAVVRSANTTDFMTATFSRFPWEFLETVSNRIINEVRGINRVAYDISSKPPATIEWE
- a CDS encoding ATP-dependent RNA helicase, producing the protein MEKITFADFELPEKILDVLADSNLFEPTPIQEKTIKPILSGRDVMGIAQTGTGKTLAYLLPVLKTWKYNKNGNPTVLILVPTRELVVQVSEIVKNLTQHLTARVLGIYGGVNIKTQKLLFNDGCDILVGTPGRIMDLAIDNAISLKEVQKLIVDEFDEMLNLGFKMQLTTIFTMMKEKRQNILFSATMTEAVDAVLYEYFADPVEISLAKSGTPLEKITQIGYKVENFHTKINLLEHLLKSDTDFSKVLIFCNNKRNADYLFTKIDEIFPDQFDVIHSNKSQNYRLNAMRSFENKEVRGLITTDIMARGLDISDITHVINFEIPEVPEQYIHRIGRTGRADKDGIAVSFVTKKEETSLLDIEILMDKAVLIKDFPAEVKINPLKIASEKDEIIMKNAHTVKLEEGGGAFHDKKDKNKKENWGGPTRRNPPKTKPANRAQAKAKSKAKRKK